The following are encoded in a window of Brevibacillus sp. DP1.3A genomic DNA:
- a CDS encoding DNA translocase FtsK, which yields MPLSRRKKERSQAALASVVKIELLGLLIIVLSLIGLLESGWLGKNVLALLFRFIAGSWDFIIPVLLIGMAIHMMFTRKSPKLTYRVLGIALIGVAILTWDHMILYKQITADGKFAEQSIIKVTWDRIWLDHGQKVSTTGVGGGMIGALFFAVTNGLVGTIGTGLVIVFLFLVGLMFLFNLSYVNILMFAKDKLAMFYGKAKDTVKDSVQLLQEENEKRKKEAKEAEGARKQKQSEAESEAIAVTALKEQKSHPQPAIQEEEVQKPNAPLIRDFTDRIALDEDEEKVDPSHQARAAQPKTNQEITFALEGEEEIFGTLDTEEEQNTIPYELPSLQMLARPKASSTGKDVDHTSNAAKLVQTLKSFGVNATVSEVHRGPAVTRYEVQPATGVKVSRIVSLTDDLALALAAKDIRIEAPIPGKSAIGIEVPNSEVAVVSLREVLEASEYQDAPGKLTVALGRDISGEPIVADLTKMPHLLVAGATGSGKSVCINGLIMSILFKAKPEEVKLMMVDPKMVELNVYNGIPHLLAPVVTDPRRASVALKKVVAEMERRYNLFAKTGSRNIEMYNAQVEGTPLPYIVVIVDELADLMMVAPGEVEDAICRLAQMARASGIHLIIATQRPSVDVITGVIKANIPSRIAFGVSSMADSRTILDMGGAEKLLGRGDMLSLPMGASKPTRVQGAFVSDKEVEEVVRFVKEQQEARYNEEMIPGDVQEEQQPVVDDELYDQAVQIVSEAQTASASLLQRRLRVGYTRAARLIDMMEAQGIVGPYEGSKPREVRLPRPSIESNIS from the coding sequence GTGCCATTGAGTAGGAGAAAAAAAGAGCGTTCACAAGCGGCATTGGCCTCAGTTGTCAAAATAGAGCTGCTGGGACTTCTCATCATCGTTCTGTCCTTGATCGGGCTTTTGGAGAGTGGATGGCTGGGCAAAAATGTACTGGCGCTTCTATTTCGGTTTATTGCGGGTTCATGGGATTTCATCATTCCTGTTCTGCTAATCGGTATGGCCATACATATGATGTTTACGAGAAAGTCACCGAAGCTTACTTACCGCGTCTTAGGGATAGCTCTCATTGGTGTGGCGATTTTGACCTGGGATCACATGATTCTATACAAACAAATTACCGCAGATGGAAAATTTGCAGAGCAGAGCATCATTAAGGTTACATGGGACAGAATTTGGCTCGATCATGGTCAGAAAGTGTCCACCACCGGGGTAGGCGGAGGAATGATCGGTGCCCTGTTTTTTGCCGTAACCAATGGTCTTGTTGGAACAATTGGTACTGGTCTCGTGATTGTTTTCCTTTTCCTTGTGGGACTGATGTTTCTGTTCAATCTTTCTTATGTAAACATTTTGATGTTTGCCAAGGACAAGCTCGCTATGTTTTACGGAAAGGCGAAAGATACAGTGAAGGACTCTGTACAGCTTTTGCAGGAAGAAAACGAGAAGCGAAAGAAAGAAGCAAAGGAAGCCGAAGGGGCTCGCAAGCAAAAACAATCGGAGGCAGAGAGCGAGGCCATCGCAGTTACTGCGTTGAAAGAGCAAAAATCTCATCCACAGCCTGCTATTCAGGAGGAAGAAGTCCAGAAACCAAACGCCCCGTTAATACGTGATTTTACAGATCGCATTGCATTGGATGAGGATGAGGAAAAGGTTGATCCTAGTCATCAAGCGAGAGCTGCACAACCGAAAACGAATCAGGAAATTACGTTTGCGCTTGAAGGAGAAGAAGAAATCTTCGGTACACTAGATACTGAAGAAGAACAGAACACTATACCGTATGAGCTCCCAAGTCTGCAAATGCTCGCAAGACCAAAAGCGAGTTCAACAGGTAAAGACGTCGATCATACCTCAAATGCGGCAAAATTAGTGCAGACACTGAAGAGCTTTGGGGTCAATGCAACGGTTTCCGAAGTACATCGCGGACCAGCTGTTACACGCTATGAAGTTCAGCCTGCTACAGGAGTAAAAGTAAGCAGGATTGTCAGCTTGACGGATGACCTTGCTTTGGCATTGGCGGCAAAAGATATCCGGATTGAGGCACCAATCCCAGGAAAATCAGCCATCGGGATCGAGGTTCCGAACTCGGAGGTAGCGGTCGTATCACTACGAGAAGTGCTGGAAGCCTCCGAGTATCAAGATGCGCCAGGGAAGCTTACCGTTGCTCTTGGCAGGGATATTTCCGGAGAGCCGATCGTAGCAGATTTGACCAAAATGCCCCATTTGCTCGTAGCGGGTGCGACGGGAAGCGGAAAATCAGTATGCATTAACGGATTGATCATGAGTATTTTGTTCAAGGCCAAACCAGAAGAAGTCAAGCTGATGATGGTTGACCCGAAAATGGTGGAACTGAATGTGTACAACGGAATTCCACATTTGTTGGCTCCTGTTGTTACTGACCCGAGAAGGGCTTCTGTTGCATTGAAAAAGGTCGTGGCCGAGATGGAGCGGCGTTATAACTTGTTTGCCAAAACAGGGAGCCGCAATATTGAAATGTACAATGCGCAAGTGGAAGGGACGCCACTTCCCTATATTGTCGTCATCGTCGATGAGCTTGCGGACTTGATGATGGTAGCGCCGGGAGAAGTGGAGGATGCGATTTGTCGACTCGCGCAAATGGCTCGTGCTTCCGGGATTCATCTCATCATCGCGACACAACGTCCTTCCGTAGATGTCATTACGGGTGTGATCAAGGCAAATATCCCTTCCCGCATTGCTTTTGGGGTATCTTCGATGGCTGACTCCAGAACAATTCTGGATATGGGAGGAGCAGAAAAGCTTCTCGGAAGAGGGGACATGCTTTCGCTTCCGATGGGGGCATCCAAGCCGACTCGTGTTCAAGGAGCCTTTGTATCTGACAAGGAAGTAGAAGAAGTCGTTCGTTTTGTGAAAGAACAGCAAGAAGCTCGCTACAATGAAGAAATGATCCCCGGTGACGTGCAGGAGGAACAGCAGCCAGTCGTGGATGATGAACTGTACGATCAAGCTGTCCAAATCGTTTCTGAAGCCCAAACGGCATCAGCATCCTTGTTGCAGCGTCGTCTCCGCGTCGGTTATACGCGAGCGGCACGATTGATTGATATGATGGAAGCCCAAGGAATAGTCGGTCCTTATGAGGGAAGCAAGCCTCGTGAGGTTCGTCTGCCACGTCCGTCCATAGAAAGTAATATTTCATAG
- a CDS encoding GntR family transcriptional regulator, translating to MSIKGNVRSLFLLVMDKIKSDIETGLLRPGERLPSEAELSKQLGVSRATLREALRLLEEEKIVIRRHGVGTFINSKPVFSGGIGELFSVTDAIERQGYTAGTLILKTSFGESAEEERKRLALNPGEGVLIVERIRTADGEPVVYCVDRIPAHLVPGGYAASGESIFKWLESVTGVRIAYAVADIEPMGYNEKVSNLLHCDKSAPMLLLKQIHYDESEKPVLYSHNYFRADKIHFHVVRRRL from the coding sequence ATGAGCATCAAAGGGAATGTTCGATCACTGTTTCTCTTGGTAATGGACAAGATCAAGAGTGATATCGAAACCGGACTTCTTCGTCCTGGTGAACGCCTCCCTTCTGAAGCCGAACTATCTAAACAGCTTGGTGTAAGCAGGGCGACGCTTCGCGAGGCACTCCGACTTCTTGAGGAAGAGAAGATTGTCATTCGTAGACACGGTGTAGGTACCTTTATTAATTCAAAGCCTGTTTTTTCAGGCGGGATTGGGGAACTCTTTAGTGTGACGGATGCAATCGAGCGCCAAGGATATACGGCAGGAACCTTGATCCTGAAAACATCCTTTGGCGAATCTGCTGAAGAAGAGAGGAAGCGGCTAGCCTTAAATCCGGGTGAAGGCGTTCTCATAGTAGAGCGAATTCGAACGGCTGATGGTGAGCCAGTGGTTTATTGTGTGGACCGCATTCCTGCACATCTGGTGCCCGGGGGCTATGCGGCAAGTGGAGAGTCTATCTTCAAATGGCTGGAGAGCGTAACAGGGGTAAGGATCGCATACGCAGTAGCCGATATTGAACCCATGGGCTACAATGAAAAGGTTTCCAACCTGCTGCACTGCGATAAATCTGCTCCCATGCTCTTGCTCAAACAGATTCATTACGACGAAAGTGAAAAGCCAGTGCTATACTCCCATAATTACTTCAGGGCTGACAAAATTCACTTTCATGTCGTACGGAGACGGTTGTAA
- a CDS encoding BMP family protein → MKKVLSVLSVATLSLSLVLAGCGSKPEAQPQGQTGSNGGAPAAKAIKVGMVTDVGGVNDNSFNQSAWEGLQKLQTDLNLPKENVNYLQSKSDADYVPNLTQFVKDGWDLTWGIGFLMGDHLKKVADENKDAKLAIIDAEVDAPNVASVLFKEHEGSFLAGVVAAKMTKTKKVGFVGGVDIPVIKRFDLGFEAGVKAVDPSIQVVKVYTGAFDKPDMGKSTASSMYGQGVDIIFHASGGTGDGVFNEAKDRKAKGENVWVIGVDKDQSLTFGDEITLTSMVKRVDEAVIRVAKDLSEGKFKGGVQWLGLAENGVGLADTSTKNVPEDVLKLVEEYKQKIVKGEITVPDK, encoded by the coding sequence ATGAAGAAAGTTCTATCCGTGCTTTCTGTGGCAACACTCAGCCTGTCGCTCGTTCTCGCTGGCTGCGGAAGCAAACCAGAAGCACAGCCTCAAGGCCAAACTGGTAGCAATGGAGGCGCTCCAGCCGCTAAAGCTATCAAAGTAGGTATGGTTACAGACGTTGGCGGTGTAAACGACAACTCCTTTAACCAGAGTGCTTGGGAAGGGCTGCAAAAACTCCAAACCGATTTGAATCTCCCGAAAGAAAACGTAAACTATCTGCAATCAAAATCAGATGCTGACTATGTACCAAACCTGACTCAATTCGTAAAAGACGGTTGGGATCTGACTTGGGGTATCGGCTTCCTGATGGGTGACCACCTGAAAAAAGTAGCAGATGAAAACAAAGACGCAAAATTGGCGATCATCGACGCTGAAGTAGATGCTCCTAACGTAGCATCTGTACTCTTTAAAGAGCATGAAGGCTCCTTCCTCGCTGGGGTAGTTGCAGCGAAAATGACCAAAACGAAAAAGGTTGGTTTCGTGGGTGGCGTTGACATCCCGGTAATCAAACGTTTTGATCTTGGTTTCGAAGCGGGTGTAAAAGCTGTTGATCCAAGCATTCAAGTAGTGAAAGTTTACACGGGTGCTTTTGATAAACCAGACATGGGTAAATCTACGGCTTCCTCCATGTACGGTCAAGGTGTGGACATCATCTTCCACGCTTCCGGCGGTACAGGCGACGGTGTGTTCAACGAAGCAAAAGACCGTAAAGCTAAAGGCGAGAACGTATGGGTAATCGGTGTTGACAAAGACCAGTCCCTGACTTTCGGCGACGAGATCACATTGACTTCCATGGTAAAACGTGTTGACGAAGCAGTTATTCGTGTAGCGAAAGACTTGTCTGAGGGTAAATTCAAAGGCGGAGTACAATGGCTCGGACTGGCTGAAAACGGTGTAGGTCTGGCTGACACTTCCACGAAAAACGTTCCTGAAGACGTACTGAAGCTGGTTGAAGAATACAAGCAAAAAATCGTTAAAGGCGAAATCACAGTTCCTGACAAGTAA
- a CDS encoding ABC transporter ATP-binding protein, giving the protein MNSVKKVVEMRGITKRFPGIVANDSITLSVGKGEIHALLGENGAGKSTLMNILFGLYQPDEGEILINEKVVQITSPRIANDLGIGMVHQHFMLVETFTVTENIVLGNEPKNGLKIDIQSAEKAVEKLSNQYGLKVDPRAKIQDISVGMQQRVEILKTLYRGADILIFDEPTAVLTPQEIHELIEIMHNLVKEGKTIILITHKLKEIMAVCDAVTIIRRGKVIDSVLVKDTNPDDLAAKMVGREVNFRVDKTEAKPKETILAVEKLTAMGNRGVNALNNLSLEVRAGEILGIAGVDGNGQSELIEVLTGLRKATSGRVLLNGKEITNQNPRSISESGLSHIPEDRHKRGLVLDFTMSENMVLETYFHPTFCKGGFLDYGAIDKHAAKLIEEFDVRTPSIYTPARALSGGNQQKAIIAREVDKNPDLLIAAQPTRGLDVGAIEFIHRRLIDQRDQGKAVLLLSLELDEVINVSDRIAVIYEGAIVGIVDAKSTTEQELGLMMSGGKVMQGGGNDE; this is encoded by the coding sequence ATGAACTCGGTAAAAAAAGTGGTTGAAATGAGAGGGATCACAAAACGGTTCCCAGGCATTGTTGCGAATGACAGTATTACACTGTCCGTAGGTAAAGGTGAAATTCATGCGCTGCTCGGAGAGAATGGCGCGGGTAAGTCCACACTCATGAATATCTTGTTCGGTCTATATCAGCCGGATGAAGGCGAAATTCTGATTAACGAGAAAGTTGTACAGATCACCAGTCCAAGGATTGCAAACGACCTTGGTATCGGAATGGTTCACCAACATTTTATGCTTGTAGAAACATTTACAGTCACGGAAAACATTGTGCTAGGAAATGAACCGAAAAACGGGTTGAAGATAGATATTCAAAGCGCTGAGAAAGCGGTAGAAAAACTGTCGAATCAATACGGGCTCAAAGTTGATCCGAGAGCAAAGATTCAGGATATCTCAGTAGGGATGCAGCAGCGTGTAGAGATTTTGAAAACGCTTTATCGTGGTGCGGACATCTTGATTTTTGATGAACCTACGGCTGTATTGACGCCGCAGGAAATCCATGAGCTTATCGAGATCATGCATAACTTGGTAAAAGAAGGTAAGACGATTATTCTGATCACACACAAGCTGAAAGAAATTATGGCTGTATGTGACGCGGTTACGATCATTCGTCGAGGAAAAGTCATTGACTCCGTATTGGTAAAAGATACGAATCCAGACGACTTGGCTGCAAAAATGGTTGGTCGTGAAGTGAACTTCCGCGTGGATAAAACGGAAGCAAAACCAAAAGAAACGATCTTGGCTGTAGAGAAATTGACTGCGATGGGTAACCGAGGTGTGAATGCACTGAACAATCTCAGTTTAGAGGTTCGCGCCGGTGAAATTCTCGGAATTGCTGGAGTCGACGGAAACGGCCAAAGTGAACTGATTGAAGTATTAACTGGCTTGCGTAAAGCAACAAGTGGGCGTGTCCTTCTTAATGGGAAAGAAATTACGAATCAAAATCCGCGCAGCATCTCGGAATCAGGATTGTCTCATATTCCTGAAGATCGACATAAACGTGGATTGGTTCTTGATTTCACCATGAGTGAAAATATGGTATTGGAAACGTACTTCCATCCAACGTTTTGCAAAGGCGGTTTTCTTGATTATGGCGCCATTGACAAGCATGCGGCCAAGCTTATTGAAGAATTCGACGTTCGGACTCCGAGTATTTACACGCCAGCACGAGCGCTCTCGGGAGGAAACCAACAGAAGGCAATTATTGCCCGCGAAGTGGACAAGAACCCGGATCTGCTGATTGCGGCTCAACCTACTCGTGGCTTGGACGTAGGGGCTATCGAATTCATTCATCGCAGACTGATTGATCAACGCGATCAAGGAAAAGCGGTTCTCTTGCTTTCCTTGGAGTTGGATGAGGTTATCAATGTGTCCGACCGGATTGCGGTTATTTATGAGGGAGCCATTGTGGGGATTGTCGATGCAAAATCGACAACGGAGCAAGAGCTCGGTTTGATGATGTCCGGCGGAAAAGTAATGCAAGGAGGGGGAAACGATGAATAG
- a CDS encoding ABC transporter permease, translating into MNRVIAVFTKESFLVPAVAIILGLLTGAIAMLAGGFNPIDAYMALIKKVFGSAYNFGETIRQITPLIFTGLAVAFAFRTGLFNIGAEGQFIVGMIASTVVGVSFDLPAIIHAPLAILAGAVAGGLWGAIAGYLKAARGVNEVITSIMLNWVALYFANWVMNAFFIPAGKQTSEEVKDSAIITIGWLAEMFDNARLHWGTLIAVLAAIFFYIILWKTKSGFELRSVGLNPHASEYAGMNVNRNVVKAMFIGGMFAGIGGATEILGVFHYQAIMTQHTGYGFDGIAVALIGGNSPFGVILAAILFGVLTFGASGMQFSAGVPFELIRVVIASVIFFVAAHGIVKIFVKPILMKKKEGGN; encoded by the coding sequence ATGAATAGAGTTATTGCGGTCTTCACGAAAGAATCGTTTCTCGTTCCTGCCGTTGCGATCATTCTTGGTCTTTTGACTGGAGCAATCGCAATGCTGGCAGGTGGATTTAATCCAATCGATGCCTATATGGCTTTGATTAAAAAAGTATTTGGAAGCGCGTATAACTTTGGTGAAACGATTCGCCAAATTACGCCATTGATCTTTACAGGTTTAGCTGTAGCGTTTGCTTTCCGTACAGGTCTCTTTAACATCGGGGCAGAAGGTCAATTTATCGTAGGGATGATTGCTTCTACTGTCGTAGGTGTTTCTTTTGACCTTCCAGCTATCATTCACGCTCCACTTGCTATCCTTGCAGGTGCTGTAGCAGGTGGTTTGTGGGGTGCCATTGCCGGTTATTTGAAAGCAGCCCGTGGTGTCAATGAGGTTATTACCAGCATCATGTTGAACTGGGTAGCTCTTTACTTTGCAAACTGGGTCATGAATGCTTTCTTTATTCCAGCAGGCAAACAAACCTCTGAAGAGGTAAAGGATTCCGCGATCATTACTATTGGATGGCTCGCTGAAATGTTTGACAATGCTCGTTTGCACTGGGGTACACTGATTGCCGTACTCGCAGCTATTTTCTTCTATATCATCCTGTGGAAAACAAAATCTGGTTTTGAATTGCGTTCCGTTGGTTTGAACCCGCATGCTTCTGAGTATGCTGGTATGAACGTGAATCGAAATGTTGTAAAGGCTATGTTCATTGGTGGTATGTTTGCAGGGATTGGTGGAGCTACTGAGATTTTGGGCGTATTCCACTATCAAGCGATTATGACGCAGCATACGGGCTATGGCTTTGATGGAATCGCGGTAGCATTGATTGGCGGAAATTCACCATTCGGGGTTATCCTTGCTGCCATATTGTTTGGGGTGCTCACATTCGGTGCGAGCGGCATGCAGTTTAGTGCGGGTGTACCGTTTGAGTTGATTCGTGTCGTGATTGCTTCCGTTATTTTCTTCGTTGCTGCACATGGCATCGTGAAAATTTTCGTTAAGCCGATCTTGATGAAGAAAAAGGAAGGTGGAAACTGA
- a CDS encoding ABC transporter permease gives MDWGLILSNLVHDTIVFSTALIFAALGGLYSERSGVVNIALEGMMIIGAFTGAVMTYAFQDSLGAWAPWVGFIAAGIAGSIFALPHAVASVTFKADQTVSGVALNFLAAGLSIYLTKIIFDGAGQTTTLNNVFNKFSIPGLSEIPYIGHAIFEAYPTSYLAFIAVFLTWYVVFKTPFGLRLRSVGEHPRAADTVGINVKRMRYTAVMISGMLAALGGATISLTTTSNFSHNTVSGQGFIAIAALIFGKWHPMGAMGAALFFGVAQAIKSLVQIFGLTNYIPTEFIFMLPYVLTILVMAGLVGRSSAPAALGKPYDTGSR, from the coding sequence ATGGATTGGGGATTAATTCTCAGCAACCTCGTTCATGATACCATCGTGTTTTCCACTGCCTTGATTTTTGCCGCATTGGGTGGACTGTACTCTGAGCGTTCTGGTGTCGTGAACATTGCACTAGAAGGTATGATGATTATCGGTGCTTTTACCGGTGCCGTAATGACCTATGCTTTCCAAGATTCACTGGGTGCTTGGGCACCGTGGGTTGGATTTATTGCAGCAGGTATTGCCGGTTCTATTTTTGCACTTCCGCATGCCGTTGCTTCGGTTACATTTAAAGCGGACCAGACCGTCAGTGGTGTGGCTCTGAACTTCTTGGCAGCTGGACTTTCCATCTACCTGACCAAAATTATTTTCGACGGAGCAGGTCAGACAACAACATTGAACAATGTGTTTAACAAATTCAGTATTCCTGGATTGAGTGAAATTCCTTATATCGGACATGCCATTTTTGAGGCGTATCCTACTAGCTATCTAGCTTTCATTGCGGTTTTCCTTACTTGGTATGTTGTATTTAAGACACCATTCGGATTGCGCTTGCGTTCAGTTGGTGAGCATCCGCGTGCTGCTGATACAGTAGGGATCAATGTTAAGAGAATGCGCTACACGGCTGTTATGATCAGTGGTATGCTGGCTGCATTAGGTGGAGCTACCATTTCTTTGACGACAACCAGTAACTTTTCCCATAACACGGTTTCCGGACAAGGGTTTATCGCGATTGCGGCCTTGATCTTTGGTAAATGGCATCCAATGGGTGCGATGGGAGCAGCATTATTCTTTGGTGTCGCTCAAGCGATCAAGTCTTTGGTGCAAATCTTCGGATTGACCAATTACATTCCTACTGAATTTATCTTCATGCTTCCGTACGTACTGACGATTCTCGTGATGGCTGGTCTGGTAGGACGATCCAGTGCTCCAGCGGCCCTCGGCAAACCGTACGATACGGGATCGCGTTAA